Proteins encoded within one genomic window of Phycisphaerae bacterium:
- a CDS encoding STAS domain-containing protein, which yields MKIQTQPHGNLTVLVAHGPLVADELDDLRRAVETALAAGNKRVVIDLADVPYLDSAGIELLLNLCGVHLATPQRPKLASLSETCLEALELTDVLPRIDVFDTVDNALRSCQRGT from the coding sequence GTGAAGATCCAGACGCAACCCCACGGCAATCTCACGGTACTGGTCGCGCACGGCCCGCTGGTCGCCGACGAGCTCGACGACCTGCGCCGCGCCGTCGAGACCGCCCTGGCCGCCGGCAACAAGCGCGTGGTCATCGATCTGGCCGACGTGCCGTATCTCGACAGCGCCGGCATCGAGTTGCTGCTCAATCTCTGCGGAGTGCACCTGGCGACGCCGCAGCGCCCCAAGCTGGCCTCCCTGAGCGAGACCTGCCTGGAGGCGCTGGAGCTCACCGACGTGCTGCCGCGGATCGACGTCTTCGACACCGTGGACAACGCGCTGCGCAGTTGCCAGCGCGGAACCTGA
- a CDS encoding GGDEF domain-containing protein encodes MPNPDAWAANLPFLIGAVALIAALGVGALLLTRRRATPTSTPVLTLPPVAPPPTEPLPTPPATAPGPAHRVCAAFHRWLAENGDNPEAWAAFDQLVREVLVEHVGATRVRCYRVQPDCETLLTISNGGRGSAAVGPSVRGGLLGHVATTGREFLAGDAAHGPLVDRLAAQCEDGWEWVWPVREHNATIGLIAVGNLRDRTVLTSEMRQTIGQLLALCWQHVASLERLQVVRRTDQASGVLTRLDFFALGERLLRDSYATNEPVVVAVLALEGLRRLDDAHCWSERDELIERLGEVVMQRTRSDDLVGRFADDRFIVLLRRLDSGLGRLIAEKMLRAANDCVQQLASLQGRVRLRMGLAGSGFAQPTLTDLLAAAFDAVDRARQADLPIGTDLVAPGPPARRADPAEPRTGGPA; translated from the coding sequence ATGCCAAATCCTGACGCCTGGGCTGCCAACCTGCCGTTCCTCATCGGCGCCGTGGCCCTGATCGCGGCCCTGGGCGTCGGCGCGCTGCTGCTCACGCGCCGCCGCGCAACGCCCACCAGCACGCCCGTCCTGACGCTGCCACCGGTGGCGCCGCCGCCGACCGAGCCACTGCCGACTCCGCCGGCGACCGCGCCGGGCCCCGCGCACCGCGTCTGCGCGGCGTTTCACCGCTGGTTGGCCGAGAACGGCGACAACCCGGAGGCCTGGGCTGCTTTTGACCAGCTGGTGCGCGAGGTCCTGGTCGAACACGTCGGCGCGACGCGCGTGCGCTGCTACCGCGTGCAGCCCGACTGCGAGACGCTCCTGACGATTTCCAACGGCGGGCGCGGGTCGGCCGCCGTTGGCCCGAGCGTCCGCGGCGGCCTGCTCGGGCACGTCGCCACGACGGGGCGGGAGTTCCTCGCGGGCGACGCAGCGCACGGCCCCCTCGTGGACCGGCTCGCGGCGCAGTGCGAGGACGGCTGGGAGTGGGTCTGGCCCGTCCGCGAGCACAACGCCACCATCGGCCTGATCGCGGTGGGCAACCTGCGTGACCGCACGGTCCTGACGAGCGAAATGCGCCAGACCATCGGCCAGTTGCTGGCCCTCTGCTGGCAGCACGTGGCCAGCCTCGAGCGGCTGCAGGTCGTCCGGCGCACCGACCAGGCCTCGGGCGTTCTGACGCGGCTGGATTTCTTCGCCCTGGGCGAGCGCCTCCTGCGCGATTCCTACGCGACCAACGAGCCCGTGGTCGTGGCCGTGCTGGCGCTGGAGGGGTTGCGCCGGCTCGACGACGCGCACTGCTGGTCCGAACGCGACGAGCTCATCGAGCGACTGGGCGAGGTCGTGATGCAGCGCACGCGCAGCGACGACCTGGTGGGCCGTTTCGCCGATGACCGCTTCATCGTGCTGCTCCGCCGGCTCGACAGCGGGCTGGGCCGCCTGATCGCCGAGAAGATGCTCCGGGCCGCCAACGACTGCGTGCAGCAGCTCGCGTCCCTGCAGGGCCGCGTCCGCCTGCGCATGGGCCTGGCCGGTAGCGGCTTCGCCCAGCCGACGCTCACGGACCTCCTGGCCGCGGCGTTCGATGCCGTCGACCGCGCCCGCCAAGCCGACCTGCCGATCGGCACCGACCTCGTGGCACCGGGTCCGCCGGCACGTCGCGCGGACCCGGCGGAGCCCCGCACGGGAGGCCCAGCGTGA
- a CDS encoding response regulator: MIRIVVAEDDPHILRLISMWLQRQGYTVLEARNGVAARALIEVEPVDVLVTDVNMPGLDGVALIEAVVQAGRVRRGVIVLTNRWDHSEIRDRLAQWGVQVLPKPFSPSRLSEVVEAMLSSGTAAPPTRQG; encoded by the coding sequence ATGATCCGCATTGTCGTCGCCGAAGACGACCCGCACATCCTGCGATTGATCAGCATGTGGTTGCAGCGCCAGGGCTACACCGTGCTGGAAGCCCGCAATGGCGTGGCGGCCCGCGCGCTGATCGAGGTTGAGCCCGTCGACGTACTGGTCACGGACGTGAACATGCCGGGCCTGGATGGCGTGGCACTGATCGAAGCGGTGGTGCAGGCCGGCCGCGTGCGGCGGGGCGTCATCGTGCTGACCAACCGCTGGGATCACAGCGAGATCCGCGATCGGCTGGCGCAGTGGGGCGTCCAGGTCCTGCCCAAGCCGTTCAGCCCGAGTCGCCTGTCGGAGGTGGTCGAAGCGATGTTGAGTTCGGGGACCGCGGCGCCGCCGACCCGGCAAGGATGA
- a CDS encoding HD-GYP domain-containing protein has product MSTSGTPAIDEGLLHDLVDGLSRPGRDASLAVGIVGCARHAPQPPAHCMRACLQGDVGALATRGCAFLQAAAANQIEPATLQADRCARGFRVAAQTTTIGGAAATLLTVEGPLPDAPLPTTEPNLLGHLETASRLVQRVGQMLEENNGFANEVLQNYEQLNLIFDLTQQIASVTDAQAIEKLLLQRVARLLATETLWLCSPDGAYRPVGAVPPGPRAATALDVAPAAVAEIVDAVRHSRLVRVADVNGRQLIAGPLVRLDDQVDVLLADRSAARGAFQSGDMMLVESVLAFGGQILSNTELHERMRRMVLEVTRALVAAIDKKDHYTSGHSERGGFLTRLTAQELGVPPEQQQAMEWAGLLHDVGKIGIPEEILCKPGKLTPAEFDIIKQHPRMGYEILQPIASFNVILEGVLYHHEYPDGSGYPEGLVGEHIPLVARIVHVVDTFDALTSTRSYRQAFSIDKAIEIIRAEEGTRIDAEVGEAFVRAFTAYRHSDPVDFAARFPTAHGPEPDHAKS; this is encoded by the coding sequence ATGAGTACCTCCGGAACGCCCGCGATCGACGAAGGCCTGTTGCATGACTTGGTGGACGGTCTGTCGCGCCCGGGGCGCGACGCGTCGCTGGCGGTCGGGATCGTGGGCTGCGCCCGACACGCGCCGCAGCCGCCGGCTCACTGTATGCGCGCCTGCCTGCAGGGGGACGTCGGCGCGCTGGCGACGCGCGGCTGCGCGTTTCTGCAGGCGGCGGCCGCGAACCAGATCGAGCCCGCGACCCTGCAGGCGGACCGCTGCGCGCGCGGGTTTCGCGTGGCGGCCCAAACCACGACCATCGGCGGGGCGGCCGCGACGCTCCTGACGGTCGAGGGGCCGCTGCCGGACGCGCCGCTTCCAACCACCGAACCGAATCTGCTGGGGCACCTCGAGACCGCGTCGCGCCTGGTGCAGCGCGTCGGGCAGATGCTCGAGGAGAACAACGGCTTCGCCAACGAGGTCCTGCAGAACTACGAGCAGCTCAACCTGATCTTCGACCTCACGCAGCAGATCGCCAGCGTCACCGACGCGCAAGCGATCGAGAAGCTGCTGCTGCAGCGCGTCGCGCGCCTGCTGGCCACCGAAACGTTGTGGCTCTGTTCACCGGACGGGGCCTACCGACCCGTGGGCGCTGTCCCGCCGGGGCCGCGCGCGGCGACAGCGCTGGATGTCGCGCCCGCCGCGGTCGCGGAGATTGTGGACGCGGTGCGGCACAGCCGGCTGGTGCGCGTCGCGGACGTCAACGGCCGACAGCTCATCGCCGGGCCGCTGGTGCGACTCGATGACCAGGTGGACGTCTTGCTGGCCGACCGCAGCGCCGCGCGCGGGGCCTTTCAGTCCGGGGACATGATGCTCGTCGAATCGGTGCTCGCGTTCGGCGGGCAGATCCTGAGCAACACGGAGCTGCACGAGCGCATGCGGCGCATGGTGCTCGAGGTCACGCGGGCGCTCGTGGCGGCGATCGACAAGAAGGACCATTACACGAGCGGACACTCCGAGCGCGGCGGGTTCCTCACGCGGCTGACGGCCCAGGAGCTCGGTGTGCCCCCGGAGCAGCAGCAGGCCATGGAATGGGCCGGGCTGCTCCATGACGTCGGCAAGATCGGCATCCCCGAGGAGATCCTCTGCAAGCCGGGCAAGCTGACGCCCGCGGAGTTTGACATCATCAAGCAGCATCCGCGCATGGGCTACGAGATCCTACAGCCCATCGCGAGCTTCAACGTGATCCTGGAGGGCGTGCTCTACCACCATGAATACCCCGATGGCAGCGGTTACCCGGAGGGCCTCGTCGGCGAGCACATCCCGCTGGTGGCGCGCATCGTGCACGTCGTCGACACGTTCGACGCCCTGACCTCGACGCGCTCCTACCGCCAGGCCTTCAGCATCGACAAGGCCATCGAGATCATTCGGGCCGAGGAAGGGACGCGGATCGACGCGGAGGTGGGGGAGGCCTTCGTGCGGGCGTTCACGGCGTATCGGCACAGCGATCCCGTGGATTTCGCCGCCCGCTTTCCTACGGCGCACGGACCGGAGCCTGACCATGCCAAATCCTGA
- a CDS encoding PAS domain-containing protein yields the protein MEQKARLLAGAPFRVADRPPAPAAAATFFKCSTRTTDASMEDQLLVEASNAMAIAQTKPAPPTGHGPRHRFWWDGVIPEALGLCFVVIIFVGFGAGYVIANCSWRQQNLDAHRAELHAFAQAWANILGAFAEADDTALRTLELGLSGMPRVQCVRWTTPEGQARYEWSASVRAPGDAATVWASKSRALLVARIPVQSPDGRAAGTLYVERDAHVAAGHDTFLLLNWGFAAGVSLVAFAVFYHRLRRHLRPVAAIERNLQTYADGVERQLLTLTLSDSLGTAARGWNRLIEELAGLQRQVQGAAGAGAANEVLARFENAVFRRVVDRLPFGVICVGEDQRIGYANAAAGGLLGPKSDPLVGRQVGEAIDNPAVVQALIGARARSGGSQSIEHTCGSGEHETTLRFRILGLPSPPAGGDALITVEDVSQLREGQRARDNFLYHVTHELRTPLTNIHAYAETLTQPEFDDEQTRKECYNVLISETRRLSRLVEDILSISQLEVGTARLDVGEVDLARLVRQMVQDNLGTADEKRIDLTLALPPKVPKLNGDKQRLSVLLNNLIGNAIKYTPGNGKVHVAVEVQERQVRIAVQDTGIGIAPEDQAHVFEKFYRATDDAVQAVPGTGLGLALAREVARLHGGDIVLESERGKGSTFTIELPLATTDTAEVSTR from the coding sequence GTGGAGCAGAAAGCTCGATTATTGGCCGGCGCGCCCTTCCGGGTCGCCGACCGTCCGCCGGCGCCCGCGGCCGCGGCGACGTTCTTCAAGTGCTCTACTAGGACCACCGATGCGTCCATGGAAGACCAGCTTCTCGTGGAGGCGTCGAACGCCATGGCCATCGCTCAGACCAAACCCGCGCCCCCGACCGGCCATGGACCACGCCACCGCTTCTGGTGGGACGGCGTCATTCCAGAGGCGCTGGGGCTCTGTTTCGTCGTGATCATCTTTGTGGGGTTCGGCGCGGGGTATGTCATTGCCAATTGCAGTTGGCGGCAGCAGAACTTGGACGCACATCGCGCCGAGCTCCATGCCTTTGCGCAGGCCTGGGCGAACATCCTGGGCGCTTTCGCCGAGGCCGACGACACCGCGCTGCGCACGCTGGAACTGGGTCTGAGCGGCATGCCGCGCGTGCAGTGCGTGCGGTGGACTACACCCGAGGGACAGGCACGGTACGAGTGGTCTGCATCCGTGCGCGCGCCCGGCGACGCGGCCACGGTCTGGGCATCCAAGTCCCGCGCGCTGCTGGTCGCAAGAATCCCCGTGCAGTCGCCGGACGGACGTGCCGCGGGCACGCTGTACGTGGAGCGCGACGCGCACGTGGCGGCCGGGCATGACACCTTCCTGTTGCTTAACTGGGGCTTCGCGGCCGGCGTGAGCCTGGTTGCGTTCGCGGTCTTCTATCACCGCCTGCGGCGCCACTTGCGGCCGGTGGCTGCCATCGAGCGGAATCTACAGACCTATGCGGACGGGGTGGAGCGGCAACTCCTGACGCTGACGCTCAGCGACTCGCTGGGCACCGCGGCGCGCGGCTGGAACCGGCTGATCGAAGAGCTGGCCGGGCTGCAGCGCCAGGTGCAGGGCGCGGCGGGCGCGGGGGCCGCCAACGAGGTGCTCGCCCGGTTCGAGAACGCGGTATTCCGGCGGGTCGTCGACCGGTTGCCGTTCGGCGTGATCTGTGTCGGCGAGGACCAACGGATCGGCTACGCGAACGCCGCGGCCGGCGGCCTGCTGGGCCCTAAGTCGGACCCGCTGGTGGGCCGGCAGGTGGGTGAGGCGATCGACAATCCGGCGGTGGTGCAGGCTCTGATTGGGGCGCGGGCGCGCTCGGGTGGCAGTCAGTCGATCGAGCATACCTGCGGCAGTGGCGAGCACGAGACGACGCTGCGCTTCCGGATCCTGGGTCTGCCGTCGCCGCCGGCGGGCGGCGACGCGTTGATCACGGTGGAGGACGTCAGCCAGTTGCGCGAGGGGCAGCGGGCTCGCGATAACTTCCTCTACCACGTGACGCACGAGCTGCGCACGCCGCTCACGAACATCCACGCGTACGCGGAGACGCTGACGCAGCCGGAGTTCGACGACGAGCAGACGCGGAAGGAATGCTACAACGTGCTCATCAGCGAGACGCGGCGTTTGTCGCGACTGGTCGAGGACATCCTGAGCATCTCGCAGCTCGAGGTGGGTACGGCGCGGCTGGACGTGGGCGAGGTGGACCTGGCGCGGCTGGTGCGGCAGATGGTGCAGGACAATCTCGGGACGGCCGACGAGAAGCGCATCGACCTCACGCTGGCGCTGCCGCCGAAGGTGCCCAAGCTGAACGGGGACAAGCAGCGCCTCTCGGTGCTGCTCAACAACCTGATCGGCAACGCGATCAAGTACACGCCAGGGAACGGCAAGGTGCACGTGGCGGTCGAGGTGCAGGAACGGCAGGTGCGGATCGCCGTGCAGGACACGGGGATCGGCATCGCGCCCGAGGACCAGGCGCACGTGTTCGAGAAGTTCTACCGGGCTACGGACGACGCCGTGCAGGCCGTGCCGGGCACGGGGCTGGGGCTGGCCCTGGCCCGCGAGGTCGCCCGCCTGCACGGGGGCGACATTGTGCTGGAAAGCGAGCGCGGCAAGGGCTCGACGTTCACCATCGAGCTGCCGCTGGCCACCACGGACACGGCGGAGGTGTCGACGCGATGA
- a CDS encoding type II secretion system F family protein, with amino-acid sequence MQFVYEAMAPDGRTVSDRVDAADQTAAVTTLREKGLLVMRLHEHAAVAASEPRAPALPWPAARLGARDLMLLTRQLKMLLESGAPLVPALEAAQEQTAKPAVRAMLRRLCERVEEGDTLSEALAAEGELFDPVFRSMVAAGEATASLPQVFGRLCDLAQQQMQTRKLVLGALLYPAILCLLLVGVVSILMFFVVPRFKVLFMSLRSPLPPLTQVLFQVSEFVTLHWPYVVGAFVAVVVAAVLGFRLRSTRVWLDEVLLRLPVVGPLAARLIFARVVRIWASMLRCHVPLLEAIRQSRAAITNVAFLRLIAEVEEAVSSGGRMGQALAATQLADPIIVSAIRTGEDNGRLAEATEFVSSWMDEDNSTTVQHVTRLAEPAMLAVMGVVVGCVAMSLFIPLFDLAGAA; translated from the coding sequence ATGCAGTTCGTGTACGAAGCCATGGCGCCCGACGGTCGCACGGTCAGCGACCGGGTGGACGCGGCCGATCAGACGGCCGCCGTCACGACCCTCCGCGAGAAGGGCCTGCTCGTCATGCGCCTGCACGAACACGCCGCCGTGGCCGCATCGGAACCGCGCGCGCCGGCCCTGCCCTGGCCCGCAGCCCGCCTGGGCGCGCGCGACCTGATGCTCCTGACGCGGCAACTCAAGATGCTGCTGGAGTCGGGGGCCCCGCTCGTTCCCGCGCTCGAGGCGGCGCAGGAACAGACCGCCAAGCCGGCGGTGCGGGCCATGCTCCGGCGCCTGTGCGAGCGCGTCGAGGAAGGCGACACGCTGTCCGAGGCACTCGCGGCCGAGGGTGAGCTGTTCGACCCGGTCTTCCGCAGCATGGTCGCGGCCGGCGAGGCCACCGCGTCGCTGCCCCAGGTCTTCGGGCGGCTGTGCGACCTCGCCCAGCAGCAGATGCAGACGCGCAAGCTCGTACTGGGGGCGCTGCTGTACCCGGCCATCCTGTGCCTGCTGCTGGTCGGCGTCGTTTCGATCCTGATGTTCTTCGTCGTCCCGCGCTTCAAAGTGCTCTTCATGAGCCTGCGCTCACCGCTCCCACCGCTCACCCAGGTGTTGTTCCAGGTTTCCGAGTTCGTCACGCTGCACTGGCCCTACGTGGTCGGCGCGTTCGTGGCCGTCGTCGTGGCGGCGGTGCTCGGTTTCCGCCTGCGCAGCACGCGCGTCTGGCTCGATGAGGTCCTGCTGCGCCTGCCGGTTGTCGGTCCGCTCGCTGCGCGCCTGATCTTCGCGCGCGTCGTGCGCATCTGGGCCTCGATGCTGCGCTGCCATGTGCCGTTGCTGGAGGCCATCCGCCAGTCACGCGCGGCCATCACCAACGTCGCCTTTCTGCGGCTCATCGCCGAGGTCGAGGAAGCGGTGTCGTCCGGCGGCCGCATGGGGCAGGCGCTCGCCGCCACGCAACTGGCTGACCCCATCATCGTCTCCGCGATCCGCACCGGCGAGGACAACGGCCGCCTGGCCGAGGCCACGGAATTCGTCTCGAGCTGGATGGACGAGGACAACAGCACCACGGTCCAGCACGTGACGCGTCTCGCCGAGCCGGCCATGCTCGCCGTCATGGGCGTCGTGGTCGGCTGCGTGGCGATGTCGCTGTTCATTCCGTTGTTTGACCTGGCAGGAGCCGCCTGA
- a CDS encoding PilN domain-containing protein — MTCSVNLIPGARVHARIRGRRRRLWLVTCGLAVVLLATGWGVERTASESVTRLSESVKGLEAQQAEVQRRLVLASAQCAQLLAQLETIGAATRPQPWPRRMLKLLQAAPEGIRLTSLNVEPSAPDNARRAAPPPVAAPGVASPAAAGGTIVEKRSVRLEGLAADHGALIQFLHQLQGLPGWERVELVRAKQESRADGTAVAFELDCCTREDQP, encoded by the coding sequence ATGACCTGCTCGGTGAACCTGATTCCCGGCGCGCGCGTCCACGCGCGGATCCGCGGCCGGCGTCGCCGGCTGTGGCTGGTCACGTGCGGCCTGGCCGTGGTGCTGCTGGCCACCGGCTGGGGCGTCGAGCGCACGGCCTCGGAGTCGGTCACGCGCCTGTCGGAGTCGGTCAAGGGCCTGGAGGCGCAGCAGGCCGAGGTGCAGCGCCGGCTTGTGCTGGCGAGCGCCCAGTGCGCGCAATTGCTCGCGCAGCTCGAAACGATCGGTGCCGCCACGCGGCCGCAGCCCTGGCCCCGGCGGATGTTGAAGCTGCTGCAGGCCGCCCCCGAGGGAATCCGGCTGACCAGCCTGAATGTGGAACCCTCCGCGCCGGACAACGCCCGTCGCGCGGCCCCGCCTCCCGTCGCGGCACCTGGGGTCGCGAGCCCGGCTGCTGCCGGAGGCACGATCGTCGAAAAGCGCTCCGTGCGTCTCGAGGGGCTCGCTGCCGACCATGGCGCGCTGATTCAGTTCCTGCACCAGTTGCAGGGTCTGCCCGGCTGGGAACGCGTTGAATTGGTGCGCGCCAAACAGGAGTCCCGCGCCGACGGCACCGCCGTCGCGTTCGAGCTCGACTGTTGCACGCGGGAGGACCAGCCGTGA
- the tadA gene encoding Flp pilus assembly complex ATPase component TadA encodes MPLKRVNKLGQVLLDEGLVTETDLRRALESQDKDNKRLGEVLMDMGILSPKAMLSALAKQLNVKAVQLRHGLIDPAVARLLDREEAARLKALPLFKVGDTLTVAMAEPQALPTIDRLGALTGCRINPVLALESNIAEFQEKYLGEQVDIDSFLVTLTESEVKVVERETIDEDTSHEISRMVDGSPIINLVNLAIMTAVRDGASDIHVEPTKQATRLRYRIDGNLRELMSAPNSMHAAIVSRIKVIGRMDIAERRLPQEGRVHVVAEGREIDLRVSSMPTLLGEKIVLRILDKSNLNVALDKLGVSADQLPRFRRIFSKPHGIVLVTGPTGSGKTTTLYSVIDLLSSPERNIVTIEDPVEYQLDGINQVQVNEAVQMTFARALRSLLRQDPDVIMVGEIRDTDTARVAIQAALTGHLVLSTLHTNNAPGAFIRLADMGIERYLLASAFNGVVAQRLARTICPFCRTSYYPPESALADAGWLGDTQRVFFKGEGCKQCHDSGFRGRAGIYELLEVTDEVRQHLHRAEEEEEIKAVARQHGWRPLREEGLRLVEEGRSTLEEVLRVTHAETEAQTRAEHAPQPRPALATAASSAGE; translated from the coding sequence ATGCCACTCAAACGCGTCAACAAGCTCGGGCAGGTACTCCTGGACGAGGGTCTCGTGACCGAGACCGATCTCCGGCGGGCGCTCGAGTCGCAGGACAAGGACAACAAGCGCCTCGGCGAAGTGCTCATGGACATGGGCATCCTTTCGCCGAAGGCCATGCTCAGCGCGCTGGCCAAGCAGCTCAACGTCAAGGCCGTCCAACTGCGGCACGGCCTGATCGACCCGGCCGTCGCGCGCCTGCTTGACCGCGAGGAGGCCGCGCGGCTCAAGGCCCTCCCGCTTTTCAAGGTCGGCGACACCCTGACCGTCGCGATGGCCGAGCCCCAGGCGCTGCCGACGATCGACCGCCTGGGGGCCCTGACCGGCTGCCGGATCAACCCGGTGCTGGCCCTTGAATCCAACATCGCCGAGTTCCAGGAGAAGTATCTGGGCGAGCAGGTCGACATCGATTCGTTCCTGGTCACCCTGACTGAGTCCGAGGTCAAGGTCGTCGAGCGCGAGACGATCGACGAGGACACGTCGCACGAAATCAGCCGGATGGTCGACGGCAGCCCGATCATCAACCTCGTCAACCTGGCGATCATGACAGCGGTCCGCGACGGCGCTAGCGACATTCACGTCGAGCCCACCAAGCAGGCCACGCGCCTGCGCTATCGCATCGACGGCAACCTCCGCGAGCTGATGTCGGCCCCGAACAGCATGCACGCGGCGATCGTTTCGCGCATCAAGGTCATCGGCAGGATGGACATCGCCGAGCGGCGCCTGCCACAGGAAGGCCGCGTGCATGTCGTCGCCGAGGGCCGCGAGATCGACCTGCGCGTCTCCTCCATGCCGACGCTGCTGGGCGAGAAGATCGTGCTGCGCATCCTCGACAAGTCGAACCTCAATGTCGCGCTGGACAAGCTCGGGGTGTCCGCCGACCAGTTGCCGCGCTTCCGCCGCATCTTCTCCAAGCCGCACGGCATCGTGCTCGTCACTGGCCCGACGGGCAGCGGCAAGACCACCACGCTCTATTCGGTCATCGACCTGCTCTCGTCGCCCGAGCGCAACATCGTGACCATCGAGGACCCGGTCGAATACCAGCTCGACGGCATTAACCAGGTGCAGGTCAACGAGGCCGTCCAGATGACGTTTGCACGCGCCCTGCGCTCCCTGTTACGCCAGGACCCCGATGTCATCATGGTCGGCGAAATCCGCGACACGGACACCGCCCGCGTGGCGATCCAGGCGGCGCTCACCGGCCACCTGGTGCTCTCCACGCTGCACACCAACAACGCGCCGGGCGCTTTCATCCGCCTCGCCGACATGGGCATCGAACGCTACCTGCTGGCGTCCGCGTTCAACGGCGTCGTGGCCCAGCGCCTGGCCCGCACGATCTGCCCGTTCTGCCGCACCTCGTACTACCCGCCCGAGTCCGCCCTGGCCGACGCCGGCTGGCTCGGCGACACGCAGCGGGTCTTCTTCAAGGGCGAGGGCTGCAAGCAGTGCCATGACAGCGGCTTCCGCGGCCGGGCGGGCATCTACGAACTGCTCGAGGTGACCGACGAGGTGCGCCAGCACCTCCATCGCGCCGAGGAGGAAGAGGAGATCAAGGCGGTGGCCCGCCAGCACGGCTGGCGGCCGCTGCGCGAGGAGGGGCTGCGGCTGGTGGAAGAAGGTCGTTCGACATTGGAAGAAGTGCTCCGCGTCACGCACGCGGAGACCGAGGCACAGACCCGCGCGGAGCACGCGCCGCAGCCGCGGCCCGCACTGGCGACCGCGGCGAGCAGCGCCGGCGAATAA
- the pilO gene encoding type 4a pilus biogenesis protein PilO, with protein MIVCKRPWTIYDVDVCGAAGLLVLGVATWWIVFAPWGQMWSDYQRFAAARTAGESDLRAAVAELRTSEQALAQLDLILAAESADIPRTDALAGLLRDMTDLAAGADLEVLNVTPQPVGMVGSYLANDIRVDGRGRSQDFIRFLDRLARANPYQSLQACTIGRPARAGGLACELAWTVRLYVLPPTETVGAGGGS; from the coding sequence GTGATCGTCTGCAAGCGGCCCTGGACCATCTATGACGTGGATGTCTGTGGTGCGGCGGGCCTGCTGGTGCTCGGCGTGGCGACCTGGTGGATCGTCTTCGCGCCGTGGGGGCAAATGTGGTCGGACTATCAGCGCTTTGCGGCGGCCCGCACGGCCGGCGAGTCCGACTTGCGCGCCGCGGTCGCCGAATTGCGGACGTCCGAGCAGGCGCTCGCGCAACTCGACCTGATTCTCGCCGCCGAGTCGGCGGACATCCCGCGGACCGATGCGCTGGCTGGACTGCTGCGGGACATGACGGACCTGGCCGCTGGCGCCGACCTCGAAGTACTGAACGTCACGCCGCAGCCGGTGGGCATGGTCGGGTCATATCTGGCAAATGACATTCGCGTGGACGGCCGCGGGCGCAGCCAGGATTTCATACGTTTCCTCGACCGGCTGGCGCGCGCGAACCCGTACCAGTCGCTGCAGGCTTGCACGATTGGCCGGCCGGCGCGGGCCGGCGGGCTGGCGTGCGAGTTGGCGTGGACCGTGCGGCTCTACGTCCTGCCGCCGACCGAGACCGTGGGCGCGGGGGGGGGCTCATGA
- a CDS encoding prepilin-type N-terminal cleavage/methylation domain-containing protein, giving the protein MAVYTQRRQYGFSLVELVVVIVIIGILAAIAIPRLSRGSSGASQSAVQANLATVRSAISMYATEHKNAFPGPDATGFKNKLTMYTDVNGTTSATKTTTCKFGPYLLTVPPCPVGENAGKTTAANVLIDSTNSPPVPVTTGGEGWVYNPNTGEFLPNTTQTDDAGIAYNTY; this is encoded by the coding sequence ATGGCGGTCTACACGCAACGCAGACAGTACGGTTTCTCGCTGGTCGAGCTGGTGGTCGTAATCGTGATCATTGGCATCCTCGCCGCGATCGCGATTCCGCGTTTGAGCCGCGGATCCTCGGGCGCCAGCCAATCGGCCGTGCAGGCGAACCTGGCGACGGTGCGCTCCGCGATCTCGATGTATGCGACCGAGCATAAGAACGCCTTTCCCGGTCCGGACGCCACCGGCTTCAAGAACAAGCTGACCATGTACACCGACGTCAACGGCACGACGTCGGCCACGAAGACGACGACCTGCAAGTTCGGACCCTACCTGCTGACAGTTCCACCTTGCCCGGTTGGTGAGAATGCCGGCAAGACCACGGCCGCCAACGTGCTGATTGACAGCACCAACAGCCCGCCGGTGCCGGTCACGACCGGCGGCGAAGGCTGGGTTTACAACCCGAACACCGGTGAGTTCCTGCCGAACACGACGCAGACAGACGACGCAGGTATCGCGTACAACACGTACTAG